The Microbacterium sp. KUDC0406 genome includes a window with the following:
- a CDS encoding ATP-binding protein has translation MRPLSFHERGVAAPTVSLSGLLAGRQEISGRTDVDIEVYVDEILRSGFPGIRNLPDTPRRVQLDSYLNRIVDRDLPENGVSVRRPAALRAWLNAYAAATATDASYSTILDAATPGEGDKPTRQTVATYREQLQRLFVLDPLEAWHPALTPLKRLTKAPKHHLVDPALAARVVGVGKDGLLRGEGERVAAESGTWLGALFESLVALSVRASLGITGARAYHLRTANTEHEIDLVLEGEDRKVVAIEVKLAATVSDRDVRHLNWLRAEIGDRLVERVVVTTGRDAYRRRDGVAVVPLALLGR, from the coding sequence ATGCGCCCCCTGTCCTTCCACGAGCGCGGTGTCGCCGCGCCGACGGTGTCGTTGTCTGGACTGCTCGCAGGACGACAGGAGATCTCCGGGCGCACAGATGTCGATATCGAGGTCTACGTCGACGAGATCCTCCGATCCGGGTTCCCCGGGATCAGGAACCTCCCGGATACCCCGCGAAGGGTTCAGCTGGACAGTTACCTGAATCGGATCGTCGATCGTGATCTGCCGGAGAACGGTGTCTCCGTGCGGCGACCGGCCGCACTCCGCGCGTGGCTGAATGCCTACGCAGCCGCGACCGCTACGGATGCGTCCTATTCGACGATTCTGGATGCCGCCACTCCCGGTGAGGGTGACAAGCCGACGCGGCAGACCGTCGCCACCTACCGCGAACAGCTGCAACGGCTGTTCGTCCTCGATCCGCTTGAGGCCTGGCATCCGGCGCTCACACCTCTGAAGCGGCTCACGAAGGCACCGAAGCACCACCTCGTCGACCCGGCTCTCGCTGCGCGAGTCGTCGGCGTCGGGAAGGACGGACTGCTCCGCGGCGAGGGCGAGCGCGTCGCTGCCGAATCGGGAACCTGGCTCGGCGCCCTCTTCGAATCTCTCGTCGCCCTGAGCGTGCGAGCATCGCTCGGTATCACCGGCGCTCGCGCGTACCATCTGCGCACGGCGAACACCGAGCACGAGATCGATCTCGTCCTCGAAGGCGAGGACCGCAAGGTGGTCGCCATCGAGGTCAAGCTCGCAGCCACGGTCAGCGACCGGGACGTGCGCCACCTCAACTGGTTGAGGGCCGAGATCGGTGATCGCCTGGTGGAGCGGGTCGTGGTGACGACGGGGCGGGACGCGTATCGGCGACGCGACGGCGTCGCCGTGGTGCCGCTCGCACTCCTGGGCCGCTGA
- a CDS encoding NAD-glutamate dehydrogenase gives MGETTASAALDEAFDALDPALRAGMQRLVAGLDPEDIAERDPRDIVGAALSMRELAARRDRGQTRVAVFTPTVSEHGWSSRRTIVNICTDDAPFLVDSVTAAVARQGLAVNLLVHPIIEVRRGDDGTLLEIGARGGELESWIHLEVDRIPTDEGRTDLEQRLTAVIADVHAAIDDWQAMRRACLDIVTDLRTAPPTTADPATISPSIDFLSWLADDNFTFLGYREYDLKTDESGEEVLVPVAHSGLGILRKPTTAVAHLRPEAQRTARDPRLLTITKANSRATVHRDVYLDYVGARMFDDAGNVTGERRFLGMFTSAAYAASVLTLPIVSTKVRAVLEASGFSPMSHSGKDLLQVLEDYPRDELFQDSPEHLLEVASEVSRLRERRRARSFLRRDEFGRFVSALVYVPKDRYNTVLRLRIENLLRTEFAAESIDHATRVGDGPLAQLHFVVRVPRGSSLPEVDESALQAKLVEAVRGWDEGLVDALDRTHGEDETARLLAQYSDAFPLAYKESVRPDEALDDIALLETLDEQDFAVHLNVPERGDPDKRVLTLLSHREYPLTRVLPILTDLGVDVVEERPYTITLPSGEVRYISDLGLVAPDLDADGSERWHDPEWGADFEAAFAASWTGAAESDRLNSLVLLGGLDWRRIVMLRSIAMYLRQIGSAFSVEYIERALVANAGLSRDLVRLFELRFDPAVTGDRDAQADAAEAALLEALDDVSSLDDDRILRTFIGVIGATWRTNFYQPASDGSSKPWVSMKLDCRRVPGLPKPHPMAEIWVYSPEVEGVHLRFGKVARGGLRWSDRREDFRTEVLGLVKAQMVKNAVIVPTGSKGGFFAKRLPAPSDRAAWLEGGKAAYRTFIRGLLDLTDNRVGTEIVPPAGVVRRDGDDSYLVVAADKGTATFSDIANGISTDYGFWLDDAFASGGSAGYDHKAMGITARGAWESVKRHFRELGLDTQTEDFTVVGVGDMSGDVFGNGMLRSEHIRLVAAFDHRHVFVDPEPDATASFAERQRLFELPGSSWDDYDRSLISEGGGVFPLSLKSISVTPQMAAALGIDPAVKTMTPLELKRAVLLAPVDLFWNGGIGTYIKASDETDAEIGDRGNDAIRVNGRDLRLRVVGEGGNLGVSQRGRIEAALAGVSINTDAIDNSAGVGTSDREVNIKILLGAIERAGRLDREARDELLQSMTDEVAVQVLRDNYEQNVLLGNSRANAAVMLPVHERLMGWLEQRGELDRELEFLPTTAEVQVRAGEGRGLTRPEFSVLVAYAKLALKADLASSDLADDPWFESTLVEYFPEQVRQAYGADLDAHPLRTEIIVNAVVNSMVNRGGITFASRAAEETGASTVHIARAYVAVREIFDLRSFVIAVEATDNLVPTAVQTDLYLTFRRLLDRAARWFMQHRSDPFDIGRQIDDLREPVTSLWAQLGELQRGADLERYTSRVQQLEDAGVPAELAGHAAGILDAFPLLDVAESSRAGGWDMRELAALYFALSARLGFERMLTKATALPQGDRWGSMARATMRDDLYAVMIELTSTIAQQTDAADPDARIEAWLEQGGPSARRVLDEALAAAVAEDGDGLATLSVAVRRLRSLVR, from the coding sequence ATGGGCGAGACAACGGCATCCGCAGCACTCGATGAGGCATTCGACGCACTCGACCCGGCGTTGCGGGCCGGGATGCAGCGCCTCGTCGCCGGACTCGACCCGGAGGACATCGCGGAGCGCGATCCGCGCGACATCGTGGGTGCAGCCCTGTCGATGCGCGAACTCGCCGCCCGACGCGACCGCGGCCAGACCCGCGTCGCCGTGTTCACCCCGACGGTCAGCGAGCACGGCTGGAGCTCGCGGCGCACCATCGTGAACATCTGCACGGATGACGCGCCGTTCCTCGTGGACTCGGTGACCGCGGCGGTCGCACGCCAGGGACTCGCGGTGAACCTGCTCGTCCATCCGATCATCGAGGTGCGCCGCGGCGACGACGGGACGCTCCTCGAGATCGGTGCTCGCGGGGGCGAGCTCGAATCGTGGATCCACCTCGAGGTCGACCGGATCCCCACCGACGAGGGCCGCACCGACCTCGAGCAGCGTCTGACAGCCGTCATCGCCGACGTGCACGCGGCGATCGACGACTGGCAGGCGATGCGCCGCGCCTGCCTCGACATCGTCACCGACCTGCGCACGGCGCCTCCGACCACGGCCGATCCCGCGACGATCTCTCCGTCGATCGACTTCCTCAGCTGGCTCGCCGACGACAACTTCACGTTCCTCGGCTACCGGGAGTACGACCTGAAGACCGACGAGAGCGGTGAGGAGGTGCTCGTCCCCGTGGCGCACAGCGGCCTCGGCATCCTGCGCAAGCCCACCACCGCGGTCGCCCACCTGCGCCCCGAGGCGCAGCGCACGGCGCGCGATCCGCGTCTGCTCACGATCACGAAGGCCAACTCGCGCGCCACCGTGCACCGCGACGTGTACCTGGACTACGTCGGGGCGCGCATGTTCGACGATGCCGGCAACGTCACCGGCGAGCGCCGGTTCCTCGGCATGTTCACCTCTGCCGCGTACGCCGCGTCGGTGCTGACGCTACCCATCGTGTCGACCAAGGTGCGGGCAGTGCTGGAGGCATCCGGCTTCTCGCCGATGTCGCACTCCGGCAAGGACCTGCTGCAGGTGCTCGAGGACTACCCGCGTGACGAACTGTTCCAGGACTCTCCGGAACACCTCCTGGAGGTCGCGTCGGAGGTGAGTCGCCTGCGCGAGCGCCGCCGCGCCCGCAGCTTCCTGCGTCGCGACGAGTTCGGCCGGTTCGTCTCCGCTCTGGTCTACGTGCCGAAGGATCGGTACAACACCGTGCTGCGCCTGCGCATCGAGAACCTGCTGCGCACGGAGTTCGCCGCGGAGAGCATCGACCATGCGACGCGCGTGGGCGACGGTCCGCTCGCGCAGCTGCACTTCGTCGTGCGCGTGCCGCGCGGGTCGTCCCTGCCGGAGGTGGATGAGTCCGCTCTGCAGGCGAAGCTGGTCGAGGCCGTCCGCGGCTGGGACGAGGGTCTCGTCGACGCCCTCGACCGCACCCACGGTGAGGATGAGACGGCGCGACTGCTCGCGCAGTACAGCGACGCGTTCCCGCTGGCGTACAAGGAATCCGTCCGCCCCGACGAGGCGCTCGACGACATCGCGCTGCTCGAGACCCTCGACGAGCAGGATTTCGCCGTCCACCTCAACGTGCCGGAGCGGGGCGATCCCGACAAGCGCGTGCTCACGCTGCTGTCACACCGCGAGTACCCGCTGACGCGAGTGCTGCCGATCCTCACCGACCTCGGCGTCGACGTCGTCGAGGAGCGCCCGTACACGATCACGCTGCCGAGTGGTGAGGTGCGCTACATCTCAGACCTCGGTCTCGTCGCCCCCGATCTCGACGCCGACGGGTCGGAGCGGTGGCACGATCCCGAGTGGGGCGCCGACTTCGAGGCGGCGTTCGCGGCGTCCTGGACCGGCGCCGCCGAGAGCGACCGGCTCAACTCGCTCGTCCTGCTCGGCGGACTCGACTGGCGCCGCATCGTGATGCTGCGCTCGATCGCGATGTATCTGCGGCAGATCGGGTCGGCGTTCTCGGTCGAGTACATCGAGCGGGCACTCGTCGCCAACGCCGGCCTCAGCCGCGACCTGGTGCGGCTGTTCGAGCTGCGCTTCGATCCCGCCGTGACCGGTGACAGGGATGCGCAGGCGGATGCCGCGGAGGCCGCCCTGCTGGAGGCGCTCGACGATGTCTCCAGCCTCGATGACGACCGCATCCTGCGCACCTTCATCGGCGTGATCGGCGCGACCTGGCGCACGAACTTCTACCAGCCGGCATCCGATGGCTCGTCCAAGCCGTGGGTGTCGATGAAGCTCGACTGCCGGCGCGTGCCCGGTCTGCCGAAGCCGCATCCGATGGCCGAGATCTGGGTGTACTCGCCCGAGGTGGAGGGCGTGCACCTGCGGTTCGGCAAGGTGGCCCGCGGCGGTCTGCGCTGGAGCGACCGCCGCGAGGACTTCCGCACCGAGGTGCTCGGGCTGGTGAAGGCGCAGATGGTGAAGAACGCCGTCATCGTGCCGACCGGCTCGAAGGGCGGGTTCTTCGCCAAGCGGCTGCCCGCGCCGAGCGACCGCGCCGCGTGGCTGGAGGGCGGCAAAGCCGCCTACCGCACCTTCATCCGCGGTCTGCTCGACCTCACCGACAACCGCGTCGGCACCGAGATCGTGCCGCCCGCCGGGGTGGTGCGCCGCGACGGCGACGACTCCTACCTGGTCGTCGCCGCGGACAAGGGCACCGCGACGTTCTCGGACATCGCGAACGGCATCTCGACGGACTACGGGTTCTGGCTCGACGACGCCTTCGCCTCGGGCGGCTCGGCGGGCTACGACCACAAGGCCATGGGCATCACCGCGCGCGGCGCGTGGGAGTCGGTCAAGCGGCACTTCCGCGAGCTCGGCCTCGACACCCAGACCGAGGATTTCACCGTCGTCGGCGTCGGCGACATGTCCGGCGACGTGTTCGGCAACGGGATGCTGCGCTCCGAGCACATCCGCCTGGTGGCCGCCTTCGACCACCGGCACGTCTTCGTCGACCCCGAGCCGGATGCCACGGCATCCTTCGCCGAACGGCAGCGCCTGTTCGAGCTGCCCGGGTCGTCGTGGGACGACTACGACCGGTCGCTGATCTCCGAGGGCGGCGGGGTGTTCCCGCTGTCGCTGAAGTCGATCTCCGTGACGCCGCAGATGGCGGCGGCGCTGGGGATCGACCCGGCGGTGAAGACGATGACGCCGCTCGAGCTCAAGCGTGCCGTGCTGCTCGCGCCCGTCGACCTGTTCTGGAACGGCGGCATCGGCACCTACATCAAGGCGAGCGATGAGACCGACGCCGAGATCGGCGACCGCGGCAACGACGCGATCCGCGTGAACGGGCGGGACCTGCGCCTGCGGGTCGTCGGCGAGGGCGGGAACCTCGGCGTGAGCCAGCGCGGCCGTATCGAGGCGGCGCTCGCCGGGGTCAGCATCAACACCGACGCCATCGACAACTCGGCGGGCGTCGGCACCTCCGACCGCGAGGTCAACATCAAGATCCTGCTCGGCGCGATCGAGCGCGCGGGGCGCTTGGACAGGGAGGCGCGCGACGAGCTGCTGCAGTCGATGACCGACGAGGTCGCGGTCCAGGTGCTGCGCGACAACTACGAGCAGAACGTGCTGCTCGGCAACTCGCGCGCCAACGCCGCCGTCATGCTGCCGGTGCACGAGCGCCTGATGGGCTGGCTCGAGCAGCGCGGCGAACTCGACCGCGAACTGGAGTTCCTCCCGACCACGGCCGAGGTGCAGGTGCGTGCGGGCGAGGGCCGCGGGCTCACACGTCCCGAGTTCTCGGTGCTCGTCGCCTATGCGAAGCTCGCGCTGAAGGCCGATCTGGCCTCGAGCGATCTGGCCGACGACCCGTGGTTCGAGAGCACGCTGGTGGAGTACTTCCCCGAGCAGGTGCGGCAGGCGTACGGGGCCGACCTGGACGCGCATCCGCTGCGCACCGAGATCATCGTGAACGCGGTCGTCAACTCGATGGTGAACCGGGGCGGCATCACATTCGCATCGCGCGCGGCCGAGGAGACCGGGGCGTCGACCGTGCACATCGCCCGGGCATACGTCGCGGTGCGCGAGATCTTCGACCTGCGCAGCTTCGTCATCGCGGTGGAGGCCACCGACAACCTCGTGCCCACCGCCGTGCAGACCGACCTGTACCTGACGTTCCGGCGGCTGCTCGACCGGGCCGCGCGGTGGTTCATGCAGCATCGCTCCGACCCGTTCGACATCGGCCGGCAGATCGACGACCTCCGAGAGCCCGTGACGTCGCTGTGGGCGCAGCTCGGTGAGCTGCAGCGCGGTGCCGACCTGGAGCGCTACACGAGCCGGGTGCAGCAGCTGGAGGACGCCGGCGTCCCGGCCGAACTGGCCGGGCACGCGGCCGGCATCCTGGACGCCTTCCCGCTGCTGGATGTCGCGGAGAGCTCGCGCGCGGGCGGCTGGGACATGCGCGAGCTGGCGGCGTTGTACTTCGCGCTCTCGGCCCGCCTGGGCTTCGAGCGGATGCTGACCAAGGCCACGGCCCTGCCGCAGGGCGACCGCTGGGGGTCGATGGCGCGCGCGACCATGCGCGACGACCTGTACGCCGTGATGATCGAGCTCACCTCGACCATCGCGCAGCAGACCGACGCGGCCGACCCGGATGCCCGGATCGAGGCCTGGCTGGAGCAGGGCGGCCCCTCGGCCAGGCGTGTGCTGGACGAGGCGCTCGCCGCGGCGGTGGCGGAGGACGGCGACGGACTGGCCACGCTGTCGGTGGCGGTGCGAAGGCTGCGGTCGCTGGTGCGGTGA
- a CDS encoding FUSC family protein: MAESRGRVWTGVIRVAPSRGDHRVALRAAVSVGVPLLILWAVGRLDLSIYASFGAFAALYGRTDGFGDRLRMQAGAGGVLVLAMLAGTGLSVVGAPPLVSVVSVAVVASLVTLLAYAMRWHPPGALFAVFAIGATASIPASGIAFVNVLVVGVGSVLFSLLVTALLATASARSLPEIAITRARQPIGDVAWEMAVTVGAATLLGGAIGLLLVGSHWYWAMVGAAAAVSGAHLTARVIRGVQRLVGTLAGVLIAAGILALHLPPLAVILIAIAFQACAEMFVGRNYGIAMVFITPLALLMVELAAPTSIDVLLRDRALETVIGVAAGTLIAVISAAVRRRQAPPTHPGR; the protein is encoded by the coding sequence ATGGCGGAATCTCGCGGGCGGGTGTGGACGGGCGTCATCAGAGTCGCCCCGTCTCGCGGTGACCACCGCGTCGCGCTGCGAGCCGCCGTCAGCGTCGGGGTGCCGCTGCTGATCCTGTGGGCGGTGGGGCGACTCGATCTCAGCATCTACGCCAGCTTCGGCGCGTTCGCGGCGCTCTACGGACGCACCGACGGCTTCGGCGATCGCCTCCGCATGCAGGCGGGAGCCGGAGGGGTCCTGGTGCTGGCGATGCTCGCCGGCACCGGATTGTCCGTCGTCGGTGCGCCTCCGCTGGTGTCCGTCGTCTCGGTCGCCGTGGTCGCATCGCTGGTCACACTGCTCGCGTACGCGATGCGGTGGCATCCGCCGGGCGCCCTGTTCGCGGTGTTCGCGATCGGGGCGACGGCGAGCATCCCGGCATCCGGTATCGCGTTCGTGAACGTGCTCGTCGTCGGCGTCGGGAGCGTGCTCTTCTCGCTGCTGGTGACCGCGCTGCTGGCGACGGCCAGTGCCCGCAGTCTTCCCGAGATCGCGATCACCAGGGCCAGGCAGCCGATCGGGGATGTCGCCTGGGAGATGGCGGTCACGGTCGGCGCCGCCACCCTGCTCGGCGGCGCGATCGGGCTTCTGCTGGTGGGGTCGCACTGGTACTGGGCGATGGTGGGTGCGGCCGCCGCCGTCAGCGGCGCGCACCTCACCGCGCGGGTCATCCGGGGCGTGCAGCGGCTGGTCGGCACACTGGCCGGCGTCCTGATCGCCGCTGGGATCCTCGCGCTGCACCTGCCGCCGCTGGCCGTCATCCTGATCGCGATCGCCTTCCAGGCCTGTGCGGAGATGTTCGTGGGACGCAACTACGGCATCGCGATGGTCTTCATCACGCCGCTCGCACTGCTCATGGTGGAGCTCGCGGCGCCGACCTCCATCGACGTGCTGCTGCGGGACCGGGCGCTGGAGACCGTGATCGGAGTGGCGGCGGGAACCCTGATCGCCGTGATCTCTGCGGCGGTGCGCCGCCGACAGGCACCGCCGACGCACCCCGGTCGTTGA
- the panB gene encoding 3-methyl-2-oxobutanoate hydroxymethyltransferase, with protein MSAHPAPDRRLTLGDLVAKKHAGDPIVMVTAYDHPGAQIAEAAGVDMVLVGDSGAMTVLGYDSTVPVTVDEMLMLTRAVRRGLSRALLVGDLPFGSYEASDSLAIETAQRFVKEAGCDLVKIERGGTTVDRARAIVASGIPVVGHVGLTPQTATALGGYRAQGRTAEGALAVIDDALALQDAGCSLIVLEAVPAEITRALQSLLRIPTIGIGAGADADGQVLVFHDLLGLLDGPQAKFVKRYAELRGAAVDGVREYADEVRSRAYPAVEHTYGMPAEEVARLERLLAER; from the coding sequence ATGAGCGCACACCCGGCGCCGGATCGCCGCCTGACGCTCGGCGATCTCGTTGCGAAGAAGCATGCCGGCGACCCGATCGTCATGGTCACCGCCTACGACCACCCCGGCGCGCAGATCGCCGAGGCCGCCGGCGTCGACATGGTGCTGGTCGGCGATTCCGGCGCGATGACCGTGCTGGGCTACGACAGCACTGTGCCGGTCACCGTCGACGAGATGCTCATGCTCACGCGCGCGGTGCGGCGGGGGCTGTCCCGCGCCCTGCTCGTCGGCGATCTGCCGTTCGGATCGTACGAGGCATCCGACTCTCTGGCGATCGAGACGGCGCAGCGCTTCGTCAAGGAGGCCGGCTGCGACCTGGTCAAGATCGAGCGCGGCGGCACCACCGTCGACCGTGCGCGGGCGATCGTGGCGTCGGGTATCCCTGTGGTCGGGCACGTCGGGCTCACTCCGCAGACCGCGACAGCGCTCGGCGGCTACCGCGCGCAGGGGCGCACCGCCGAGGGCGCCCTCGCCGTGATCGACGACGCGCTCGCGCTGCAGGATGCCGGATGCTCGCTCATCGTGCTCGAGGCGGTGCCCGCGGAGATCACCCGGGCGCTGCAGTCGCTGCTGCGGATCCCCACGATCGGGATCGGTGCCGGAGCGGATGCCGACGGCCAGGTGCTCGTCTTCCACGACCTGCTCGGTCTGCTGGACGGACCCCAGGCGAAGTTCGTGAAGCGCTATGCCGAGTTGCGCGGCGCCGCCGTCGACGGCGTGCGGGAGTATGCGGACGAGGTGCGCTCGCGCGCGTATCCCGCAGTCGAGCACACCTACGGGATGCCGGCCGAGGAGGTCGCCCGGCTGGAGCGGCTGCTCGCGGAGCGGTGA
- the panD gene encoding aspartate 1-decarboxylase, with protein sequence MRRTMLKSKIHRATVTGSDLNYVGSITVDPDLLEAADILPHEQVHVIDVDNGSRFVTYTIEGERGSGAMQVNGAAARLVHAGDTIIVISYAEYSRKDLAEYEPTVVHVDRGNRIVRVDDLVGELVTA encoded by the coding sequence ATGCGACGCACCATGCTGAAGTCCAAGATCCACCGCGCAACCGTCACCGGAAGCGACCTGAACTACGTCGGCTCGATCACCGTCGACCCCGACCTGCTCGAGGCGGCCGACATCCTGCCGCACGAGCAGGTGCACGTGATCGACGTCGACAACGGATCGCGCTTCGTCACCTACACGATCGAGGGCGAGCGCGGATCCGGCGCGATGCAGGTCAACGGCGCCGCAGCACGGCTGGTGCACGCCGGCGACACGATCATCGTCATCTCGTACGCGGAGTACTCGCGCAAGGATCTGGCCGAGTACGAGCCGACCGTCGTGCACGTTGATCGCGGCAACCGGATCGTCCGGGTGGACGACCTCGTCGGCGAACTGGTGACGGCATGA
- the panC gene encoding pantoate--beta-alanine ligase, translating into MRIIRTIPELRAAVAESRKTGASVGLVPTMGAFHEGHLSLMRAARKANGLVVVSLFVNPTQFGANEDLGSYPRDEERDAAMAEAEGVDLLFAPDASEIYPEGFATSIHVSGLTDVLDGASRGALHFDGVATVVTKLLNIVTPDVAYFGQKDAQQVLVVRRLVRDLNLDVRIEACPIVRESDGLAMSSRNVYLDADARRQATALNRGLDDAAALAASGVRDAATLTGAVRRMLAHADIEPEYVELRDLDDLSPVTELDGEALLAVAARVGAARLIDNHILRSADPRGGA; encoded by the coding sequence ATGAGGATCATCCGCACCATCCCCGAGCTGCGCGCCGCCGTCGCCGAGTCGCGCAAGACCGGAGCATCCGTCGGCCTCGTGCCGACCATGGGCGCGTTCCACGAAGGGCACCTCTCGCTCATGCGCGCAGCGCGGAAGGCCAACGGCCTCGTCGTCGTCTCGCTGTTCGTCAACCCCACGCAGTTCGGCGCCAACGAGGACCTCGGATCGTACCCGCGTGACGAGGAGCGCGACGCCGCGATGGCCGAGGCTGAAGGTGTCGACCTCCTCTTCGCCCCGGATGCATCCGAGATCTACCCCGAGGGCTTCGCGACCAGCATCCACGTCTCGGGTCTGACCGATGTGCTCGACGGCGCGAGCCGCGGTGCGCTCCACTTCGACGGCGTCGCCACCGTCGTCACGAAGCTGCTGAACATCGTGACCCCCGATGTCGCCTACTTCGGTCAGAAGGACGCGCAGCAGGTGCTCGTCGTGCGCCGGCTGGTGCGCGATCTGAACCTCGATGTGCGCATCGAGGCGTGCCCGATCGTGCGGGAGTCCGACGGGCTCGCGATGAGCTCCCGCAACGTCTACCTCGACGCGGATGCCCGACGCCAGGCCACCGCGCTGAACCGGGGCCTCGACGACGCGGCCGCCCTGGCCGCCTCGGGCGTGCGCGATGCGGCGACCCTCACGGGAGCCGTGCGCCGCATGCTCGCACACGCCGACATCGAGCCCGAATACGTCGAGCTGCGCGACCTCGACGACCTGAGCCCGGTCACCGAACTCGACGGCGAGGCCCTGCTGGCCGTCGCCGCCCGCGTCGGCGCGGCGCGGCTCATCGACAACCACATCCTCCGTTCCGCAGACCCGAGAGGCGGCGCATGA
- a CDS encoding Rossmann-like and DUF2520 domain-containing protein: MFPSSESVPSCPRTVAIIGAGRLGGVLARALRAADVEVAGPLGRNEEIREDAIVLLCVPDAAIADAAARARDRATLIGHVSGATGLDDVDFSLHPLQTFTGSEEPDVFHGIGAAVAGRTPKALAVATALAEALGARPFAVDDRAGYHAAASFASNLVLAVLDAAEHIARSAGLDDSRELLAPLVRRTVDNWAEQGAASALTGPISRGDEQTVARQRGAVAAARPELAALFDELVSATRLLASPGGVPRRAEGVSSRSLRSLAGDGSLSERSESKRSEVPGGADCEATTRSLSERSESKRGEVSGGADGVSSRSLRSLAQRPEGVA, encoded by the coding sequence ATGTTCCCCTCCTCTGAATCCGTTCCGTCATGCCCGCGGACGGTCGCCATCATCGGCGCCGGCCGCCTCGGCGGTGTGCTCGCCCGCGCGCTGCGCGCGGCGGACGTGGAGGTCGCGGGACCCCTCGGTCGCAACGAAGAGATCCGGGAGGACGCGATTGTGCTGCTGTGCGTTCCGGATGCTGCGATCGCCGATGCTGCCGCGCGGGCGCGCGATCGTGCAACGCTGATCGGCCACGTCTCGGGCGCCACCGGGCTCGACGACGTCGACTTCAGCCTGCATCCGCTGCAGACCTTCACCGGATCCGAGGAGCCGGACGTGTTCCACGGCATCGGCGCCGCCGTCGCGGGCCGCACTCCGAAGGCCCTCGCCGTCGCGACCGCGCTCGCCGAGGCGCTCGGCGCGCGGCCCTTCGCGGTCGACGATCGGGCGGGCTATCACGCGGCCGCCTCCTTCGCCTCGAATCTCGTGCTTGCCGTGCTGGACGCTGCCGAGCACATCGCACGCAGTGCGGGCCTCGATGACTCTCGCGAACTGCTCGCACCGCTCGTCCGCCGGACCGTCGACAACTGGGCCGAGCAGGGGGCGGCGTCGGCTCTGACCGGTCCGATCTCCCGCGGGGACGAGCAGACCGTCGCCCGTCAGCGCGGTGCGGTCGCCGCCGCGCGGCCCGAGCTCGCCGCGCTGTTCGACGAGCTCGTCTCCGCCACCCGCCTCCTCGCCTCCCCTGGTGGGGTTCCCAGGAGGGCTGAGGGCGTTTCGTCTCGGTCGCTGCGCTCCCTCGCGGGGGATGGGTCGTTGAGCGAGCGGAGCGAGTCGAAACGCAGCGAGGTTCCGGGCGGAGCGGATTGTGAGGCGACCACCCGGTCGTTGAGCGAGCGGAGCGAGTCGAAACGTGGTGAGGTCTCTGGCGGAGCTGACGGCGTTTCGTCTCGGTCGCTGCGCTCCCTCGCTCAACGACCGGAAGGCGTCGCATGA
- a CDS encoding PadR family transcriptional regulator translates to MNGSFSSNGFGNSPFDFGSGGRGGPGAAIWEAMEQLRNAFEQRVPTPRMGRGDVRAAVLALLAEQPMHGYQIINEISERSGGTWKPSAGSVYPTLQLLADEGLIEAVEDNGRKTYSLTDAGREATADDKQAPWEASASRPGAHLAALPKAGMELAAAAAQVGRTGSPEQVQQAVEVLEDARRKLYAILAAD, encoded by the coding sequence ATGAACGGTTCGTTCTCTTCCAACGGGTTCGGCAACTCCCCCTTCGACTTCGGTTCCGGCGGCCGCGGCGGCCCCGGCGCCGCCATCTGGGAGGCGATGGAGCAGCTGCGCAACGCCTTCGAGCAGCGCGTGCCCACCCCGCGCATGGGCCGCGGCGACGTGCGCGCCGCCGTGCTCGCCCTGCTCGCCGAACAGCCCATGCACGGCTACCAGATCATCAACGAGATCTCCGAGCGCAGCGGCGGCACCTGGAAGCCGAGCGCCGGCTCGGTCTACCCCACGCTGCAGCTGCTCGCCGACGAGGGTCTCATCGAGGCCGTGGAGGACAACGGCCGCAAGACCTACTCACTGACGGATGCCGGTCGCGAGGCGACCGCCGACGACAAGCAGGCCCCATGGGAGGCATCCGCGTCCCGCCCCGGCGCCCACCTCGCCGCCCTTCCCAAGGCCGGCATGGAGCTCGCAGCCGCAGCCGCGCAGGTCGGCCGCACCGGCTCGCCCGAGCAGGTGCAGCAGGCGGTCGAGGTGCTGGAGGACGCCCGCCGTAAGCTGTACGCGATTCTCGCCGCCGACTGA
- a CDS encoding HepT-like ribonuclease domain-containing protein encodes MNDQDRIERWLGELEDALSQAAMLVARGEDAYAEDPAIPLAFEALVNRVGDLAKRLTSATGDRFRHPMWRAAARTRDFVVHHYDRIDQELLWRTVSVSFPKLAELLDEEWNH; translated from the coding sequence GTGAACGACCAGGACCGCATCGAGCGCTGGCTGGGCGAGCTTGAGGATGCCTTGTCACAGGCAGCGATGCTCGTGGCGCGTGGGGAGGACGCCTACGCGGAGGACCCGGCGATTCCCCTCGCCTTCGAGGCGTTGGTGAACAGGGTGGGTGACCTCGCGAAGCGCCTCACTTCGGCGACGGGCGATCGGTTCCGGCATCCGATGTGGCGGGCGGCTGCGCGCACGCGCGACTTCGTCGTGCACCACTACGACCGGATCGACCAGGAACTTCTCTGGCGCACTGTGTCCGTGAGCTTCCCGAAACTGGCTGAGCTGTTGGACGAGGAGTGGAATCACTGA